From one Acidimicrobiales bacterium genomic stretch:
- a CDS encoding diaminobutyrate--2-oxoglutarate transaminase has product MIHEIKSSVDVGSDTEAPAPLSIFEERESNVRSYSRSFPTTFSSARGALLYDVRGACFLDFLSGAGALNYGHNHPTIKAAILNYLADDGITHGLDLETAAKGTFLHEFTERILEPRGLPHRIQFPGPTGTNAVEAAFKIARKATGRRGVFSFMGGFHGHSLGSLAATSNRQHREAAGISLDGVTFLPFPFGAMAQIDTLAYLRAVLNDTHSGIDLPAAVIVETVQAEGGVAIAPVDWLQGLREICDDYGIVLIVDEIQTGCGRTGPFFSFERAGIVPDIITVSKSISGYGLPMAITMMRPELDVLQPGDHTGTFRGYQLAFVAAVAALGVFEKEEIEATTAANSALTAQLLELEVLALDPRIEARGLGMIWGVETAAIDPTGKLAAAIARKSFDNGLIIERVGRNDTALKILPPLNIEAEQLAEGIHILADATRSSLER; this is encoded by the coding sequence GTGATACACGAGATCAAGTCGTCAGTCGACGTCGGCAGCGACACCGAAGCACCCGCACCGCTCAGCATCTTCGAGGAACGTGAGTCCAATGTCCGTTCCTACTCCCGGTCCTTCCCGACCACCTTCTCCTCCGCGCGCGGTGCGCTCCTGTATGACGTGCGGGGTGCGTGTTTCCTCGACTTCCTGTCGGGCGCCGGGGCGCTGAACTACGGCCACAACCACCCGACGATCAAGGCGGCGATCCTCAACTACCTCGCCGACGACGGCATCACCCACGGCCTCGACCTCGAGACGGCGGCCAAAGGTACCTTCCTGCACGAGTTCACCGAGCGGATCCTCGAGCCCCGCGGCCTCCCCCACCGCATCCAGTTCCCCGGCCCGACCGGCACGAACGCCGTCGAGGCGGCGTTCAAGATCGCCCGCAAGGCGACCGGGCGGCGCGGCGTCTTCTCCTTCATGGGCGGCTTCCACGGCCACTCCCTCGGGAGCCTCGCAGCGACCTCCAACCGCCAGCACCGCGAGGCGGCGGGCATCTCGCTCGACGGCGTGACCTTCCTGCCCTTCCCCTTCGGCGCGATGGCCCAGATCGACACGCTCGCCTACCTGCGCGCGGTGCTCAACGACACCCACTCCGGGATCGACCTCCCGGCCGCGGTGATCGTCGAGACAGTGCAGGCCGAGGGCGGCGTCGCGATCGCCCCCGTCGACTGGCTGCAGGGGCTGCGCGAGATCTGCGACGACTACGGGATCGTCCTCATCGTCGACGAGATCCAGACCGGCTGCGGCCGCACCGGGCCCTTCTTCTCCTTCGAGCGGGCCGGGATCGTCCCCGACATCATCACCGTCTCGAAGTCGATCAGTGGCTACGGGCTGCCGATGGCCATCACGATGATGCGCCCCGAGCTCGACGTGCTGCAGCCCGGCGACCACACCGGGACCTTCCGCGGCTACCAGCTCGCCTTCGTCGCCGCTGTCGCCGCCCTCGGAGTGTTCGAGAAGGAGGAGATCGAGGCGACGACCGCCGCGAACTCCGCCCTCACCGCCCAGCTCCTCGAGCTTGAGGTGCTGGCGCTCGACCCGCGGATCGAGGCCCGCGGCCTCGGCATGATCTGGGGTGTCGAGACCGCGGCGATCGACCCGACGGGCAAGCTCGCCGCAGCGATCGCGCGCAAGAGCTTCGACAACGGGCTGATCATCGAGCGCGTCGGACGCAACGACACCGCGCTCAAGATCCTGCCGCCACTCAACATCGAGGCCGAGCAGCTGGCCGAGGGGATCCACATCCTCGCCGACGCGACGAGGTCGTCGCTCGAGCGTTGA
- a CDS encoding aminotransferase class I/II-fold pyridoxal phosphate-dependent enzyme, giving the protein MSSPPAGEPPLARHLREVREGERASFHMPGHKGAKGAPPAGRALLGDVAYDADVSEMGGFDYLHHPEGALLESTARAARLFGAARSWFLVNGATVGNLAAICATVGEGDTLLLARGSHRSAYAALALSGARPLYLPPVAHPAIDGLFGVDPAAVGRALDAHPEIRAVHVTSPSYHGLCVDLAAVARLAHDAGVPLIVDEAHGSHFVAHPGLPAPALSLGADLVVHSPHKTLGSLTQSSLLHHQGELVDAERVDGLLQMLQSSSPSALLLVSLDVAVAELAATGTARWARALSLAGTVRAAAGRYAPLCCYGEELRGVGGIADYDPSKLVIDVVGLGWSAPEAAAYLAGEWRIRPEFSDLRRMVFSLTAADDDESAALLVDALADLAAAGGVAVPGEGPVSRWPGEVPEMRRTPREASMAPAAGSLSLPRDEALGRVAAEMVVPYPPGIPLLVPGEVVSAAVLESIEQLLAAGCRIVGMADAEGAMLRCLAD; this is encoded by the coding sequence TTGAGCTCTCCCCCCGCCGGCGAGCCACCGCTCGCCCGGCACCTCCGGGAGGTCCGAGAAGGAGAGCGGGCCTCGTTCCACATGCCCGGGCACAAAGGCGCGAAGGGCGCGCCCCCCGCCGGCCGGGCGCTCCTCGGCGACGTCGCCTACGACGCCGACGTCAGCGAGATGGGGGGCTTCGACTACCTCCACCACCCCGAGGGCGCCCTCCTCGAGTCGACGGCGCGCGCCGCCCGCCTCTTCGGCGCGGCGCGCAGCTGGTTCCTCGTCAACGGTGCGACCGTCGGCAACCTGGCGGCGATCTGCGCGACGGTGGGCGAGGGCGACACCCTCCTGCTGGCGCGGGGCTCGCACCGCTCGGCGTACGCGGCGCTCGCCCTCTCCGGGGCCCGCCCGCTCTACCTGCCGCCCGTCGCCCACCCCGCGATCGACGGTCTCTTCGGTGTCGACCCGGCGGCCGTCGGGCGCGCCCTCGACGCGCACCCCGAGATCCGAGCCGTGCACGTCACGAGCCCGAGCTACCACGGACTGTGCGTCGACCTCGCCGCCGTCGCGCGCCTCGCGCACGACGCCGGGGTGCCGCTCATCGTTGACGAGGCGCACGGCAGCCACTTCGTCGCCCACCCCGGGCTCCCCGCTCCCGCGCTCTCCCTCGGCGCCGACCTCGTGGTGCACAGCCCGCACAAGACCCTCGGCTCGCTCACCCAGTCCTCGCTCCTGCACCATCAGGGCGAGCTCGTCGACGCCGAACGGGTCGACGGCCTGCTGCAGATGCTGCAGTCCTCCTCCCCGTCTGCGCTGCTCCTCGTCTCGCTCGACGTCGCGGTCGCCGAGCTCGCGGCGACGGGCACCGCCCGCTGGGCGCGCGCCCTCTCCCTCGCCGGCACGGTGCGCGCCGCCGCCGGGCGCTATGCGCCTCTCTGCTGCTACGGCGAGGAGCTGCGCGGCGTCGGCGGGATCGCCGACTACGACCCCAGCAAGCTGGTGATCGACGTCGTCGGCCTCGGCTGGTCGGCTCCCGAGGCGGCGGCCTACCTCGCCGGCGAATGGCGGATCCGCCCCGAGTTCAGCGACCTGCGGCGGATGGTCTTCTCGCTCACCGCCGCCGACGACGACGAGAGCGCGGCGCTGCTCGTCGACGCGCTCGCCGACCTCGCCGCGGCCGGCGGGGTCGCAGTGCCAGGCGAGGGCCCCGTCTCGCGCTGGCCCGGCGAGGTGCCCGAGATGCGGCGCACCCCGCGCGAGGCCTCGATGGCTCCCGCCGCCGGCTCGCTCTCCCTCCCCCGCGACGAGGCGCTCGGCCGGGTGGCCGCGGAGATGGTCGTCCCGTACCCGCCCGGCATCCCCCTCCTCGTGCCGGGCGAGGTGGTGTCCGCGGCGGTGCTGGAGAGTATCGAGCAGCTCCTCGCCGCGGGCTGCCGGATCGTCGGGATGGCCGACGCCGAGGGGGCGATGCTGCGCTGCCTCGCGGACTGA